A genomic segment from Agelaius phoeniceus isolate bAgePho1 chromosome 2, bAgePho1.hap1, whole genome shotgun sequence encodes:
- the CCDC83 gene encoding coiled-coil domain-containing protein 83: MEESKKKKKPEEQVQEPESDLPEALLEYHIAAKEAAIAWVLFHLKGLEEKIKEDIKKNVVLKEEQKVLIRRLVRQIEEKEKKRDEKEVVTRDDVEESLKAVFQFVKDKEQLLQDLRSQIEETKKKIAEKQRERDYWLEYKNVGSKIHAERISSLEKDIADVKYELERTEEYYSEALKVVREENQKMFDRHMKLLSEEALKNAVGYLDKNCRREIEENEWLKEEVKIYRKEEKDLKASVQLLEEENTSLVAKLIDIKLQHLRVSGHLFHTKGAGLQELPKDEMKKGTRKYAAKTDGKSLRSAFPKIRSKTDYTKPPDSDEKLRKKFFTPALDSLLYEEEEFQAYSKLGPLKRKLLVVGKAVLTCKETEEMPRGSHREGGTVGKSDGRITAKMIKALFKENDEN; encoded by the exons atggaagagagtaagaaaaagaagaaaccaGAAGAGCAAGTTCAAGAGCCTGAATCTGATTTACCAGAAGCCTTACTAGAATATCA CATTGCggcaaaagaagcagcaattGCATGGGTTTTGTTTCATCTGAAAGGATTGGAAGAAAAGATCAAAGAAGATATTAAAAAG AATGTTGTTCTGAAGGAAGAACAGAAGGTGCTTATCAGGCGCTTAGTAAGGCaaatagaagaaaaggagaaaaaaagagatgagaAGGAGGTTGTAACCAGGGATGATGTGGAAGAGTCACTGAAAGCAGTTTTCCAGTTTGTGAAGGACAAAGAACAACTTCTGCAAG ATCTGCGCTCCCAAATTGAAGAAAcgaagaaaaaaattgcagaaaagCAGCGTGAGAGAGATTATTGGTTGGAGTACAAAAATGTCGGAAGCAAAATACATGCTGAGAGGATTAGCAGTCTGGAAAAAGACATTGCAGATGTCAAATATGAACTTGAAAGAACTGAAG aatATTACAGTGAAGCTTTGAAAGTTGTGAGAgaggaaaatcagaaaatgtTTGACAGGCACATGAAATTACTCAGTGAAGAAGCTCTTAAG aATGCTGTGGGATACTTAGACAAGAACTGCCGCAGAGAGATTGAAGAGAACGAGTGGCTAAAAGAAGAG GTTAAGATCTAccgaaaggaagaaaaggatttGAAAGCTTCTGTCCAGCTCCTGGAAGAAGAAAATACCAGTTTGGTGGCAAAACTGATTGATATCAAACTTCAGCATCTAAGAGTATCAGG GCATTTGTTTCATACAAAGGGAGCTGGCTTGCAAGAACTTCCTAAAGATGAAATGAAAAAGGGAACCAGAAAATATGCAG caaagaCAGATGGAAAGAGCCTCAGAAGTGCCTTTCCAAAGATTCGGTCTAAAACAGATTATACGAAGCCTCCAGACAGTGAtgaaaaactgaggaaaaaattcttcactccAGCCCTGGACAGCTTGTTGTATGAAGAAGAAGAGTTCCAG GCATACTCAAAACTGGGACCTCTGAAGAGAAAGCTGCTTGTGGTTGGAAAAGCTGTGCTTACTTGTaaggaaacagaagaaatgCCAAGAGGGAGCCACAGAGAAGGGGGTACTGTTGGTAAATCAGATGGGCGTATCACAGCTAAGATGATCAAGGCCTTATTTAAGGAAAATGATGAAAACTAG